The genomic segment CTCAATGAAATGAAATTACTAATTCACCCTCGGGGAGTTTTTGCATTAAAAATCAGTGGTAATATGGTGAAAAAAAATATTGTTTATGCTGTTATGGGCTTCTTTTTCCTTTATATAATGATTCTTCTTGTTGTTACGTTTGTTATAGCATTTGACGGGCATAACATTACCACATCATTTTCAACAGCTCTGGCCACATTAGGCAATATTGGCCCGGGTTTTGCAAATGTTGGCCCCACAAAAAACTATTTATTTTATGAAAGTTATATTAAATGGGTATTGTCATTTGCTATGATAATTGGGCGTTTAGAACTGTATACTGTTCTGGTAATTTGCATACCTCACTTCTGGAAGCGGTAATAATTACTATATACAATAGTTACACGTATAATCTGTATTATACCCAGAAATCATATTAGAATCAAAATCTTGAAAAATAATTCTTGACGCAAAAAACAAATTTTGCTTGTGTTCAAATCTCATTGGTATACTACTACTGTACAGTTTACTTCACTTATTATAGAAGGTAAAAACAATGCCTAAATATTCACTGAAAGATATTATAGAGCGCTCTAAAGGGTGGCTTAAGCACCCATATAGCCGCATTGCATTTATAATTTTTATAGCTATATCATTATACCTGATAATTTCAGCTATCATTGTGGTGGTTTTGACCAAACCCGAAAAAGAAATTAAAATCCCTGATATTGTTGGCAAGCGCTATGCTGATGTGCACAACAGCCTTATCCGTAAAGGATTAAAGCCGCAGCTTAAATTTTATGATGTCCACGATATTGACAATGACATTATTTTACGCCAATACCCAGAACCAGGGGAGATAGTATCTGAAAACAGCACCATACGTCTTTTAGTCAGCAGAAGCAATTTAACCATTGATATGCCCAGCGTGGTTGGTATGGAATTGCCTTTTGCTCTCAATAAGCTTAAAAATCTGCATCTGTACGATAAAACCATATCCCTGCGTGTTGGGGTTATTTCCTATATACCATCCGAAAAAACTGCTGACAACGTGGTTATTGACCAGAGCCCAAAATCAGGTGAAAAGATTGTACTGGACCGCAAGGTTAACCTGCTTGTATCAAGTGGAAGTGCCACGCAACCTGTTATGCCAAAAGTTGTGGGTCAGTCAGTTGACCTGTGTTTTCCTCTGTTAATGTCAAAAAAAGTAGATGTTGCATTTACAGTGGTGCCCACCAATGACATTGCACAAAGTGGCATCATAGCCAGTGTTACCCCACAGGAAGGTCAGCCTATCACAGAAGGACAAACAGTAACCATTCAAGTATACTATTACGAAATGAAGGATAAACCTTATTATGCATATGAACGTCTCAAATACACCGTGCCTGGTGATGAAAACGAAGGCCTATACGAAATATATGTAAGCGATAATAAATCAAAGAGGCTGTGTTTTTCGCAAAATTTGAAACCGGGTAACACTATAGATTGTGTATTCCACCGTACAGGCAATGCACGTGTATACGTTATGTGCAATAAAAAACAGGTTAAGGTGTTAAGTTTTGATGTTGAAGAATTTGACTGATACCATTGTACTATCGCCATCTATTATTGCCACTGACCTTTCAACCCTGGGATCAGTGGTAACAACATTTGACCATTCCTGCATGCATTTTCTGCATATTGATGTGATGGATGGTAGCTTTGTACCCAACATTACTATTGGCCCCGGTTATATACACAACCTTAAGCAACACACTGATATACCACTTGATATACACCTGATGATTGAAAAACCAGAGTTATCGCTTCAAAGCTTTATTGACTGCAAGCCATATTTTTTAACCATACATTTTGAAAGTACCCGTCAACCGGTACGCCTGCTGCAAAGCATAAAAAATTGCGGTATAAAAGCAGGTATTAGCATTAATCCTTCCACACCTGTTGAACAGCTTTTTGATATCCTTGCGTATACAGATATGGTGCTGCTTATGTCAGTTGAGCCTGGATTTTATGGGCAGTCATTTATTCCTTCATCTTTGAAAAAGATAGAAAAGCTCAATACATTCATTCGCACCAATAATTTTGCTACTATTATTGAAGTTGATGGTGGTATTAACGAAGACAATATTGCTGATGTTGTAAAAGCTGGTGCTACCGTTATTGTTGCTGGCAGCAGTGTGTTTAAATCTGCAGATGTAAATAAACAGGCACGAAAGTTACTGGAAATAGCAAAAAAGGCACAATTATAAATCCAATAAAATTTGTAT from the Spirochaetota bacterium genome contains:
- a CDS encoding PASTA domain-containing protein; this encodes MPKYSLKDIIERSKGWLKHPYSRIAFIIFIAISLYLIISAIIVVVLTKPEKEIKIPDIVGKRYADVHNSLIRKGLKPQLKFYDVHDIDNDIILRQYPEPGEIVSENSTIRLLVSRSNLTIDMPSVVGMELPFALNKLKNLHLYDKTISLRVGVISYIPSEKTADNVVIDQSPKSGEKIVLDRKVNLLVSSGSATQPVMPKVVGQSVDLCFPLLMSKKVDVAFTVVPTNDIAQSGIIASVTPQEGQPITEGQTVTIQVYYYEMKDKPYYAYERLKYTVPGDENEGLYEIYVSDNKSKRLCFSQNLKPGNTIDCVFHRTGNARVYVMCNKKQVKVLSFDVEEFD
- the rpe gene encoding ribulose-phosphate 3-epimerase, translated to MLKNLTDTIVLSPSIIATDLSTLGSVVTTFDHSCMHFLHIDVMDGSFVPNITIGPGYIHNLKQHTDIPLDIHLMIEKPELSLQSFIDCKPYFLTIHFESTRQPVRLLQSIKNCGIKAGISINPSTPVEQLFDILAYTDMVLLMSVEPGFYGQSFIPSSLKKIEKLNTFIRTNNFATIIEVDGGINEDNIADVVKAGATVIVAGSSVFKSADVNKQARKLLEIAKKAQL